The Pontibacter pudoricolor genome contains a region encoding:
- a CDS encoding Ig-like domain-containing protein, giving the protein MKFINTVFLATSVIALASCASVSSPEGGPKDTTPPTLVSSTPADQQLNVSTKTISLKFDEEVQQNNLQKELLITPYTDNKYRIKMDDEVLILTFDKPLQDSTTYTFNFRNGIADIKEKTVAKGLKLSFSTGSFIDTSRVTGQVLKLMTQEPEADAIVALYPAEDTMNIRKSRPYYQTQADAQGQFSFENIREGNYRIYALQDKNNNTLYDNEGERIGFLKDPITIKADSQKVTLQTFIIDTKKPIALQRQKMVDRFTITYSEGLEKINAVTATRKDTIYHKTLPDGKTVELFKNPKFTGGKALVAAVDSSGNNTLDTIQVDFGQDYTQRIKGAEIKDINKKNANTLYRPGQKLTIELQAQVTIKGKSPVTIQSDTATSIVLKYPEEIKLDKTATELTITIPKLSNRQAPYTIVLDSTQIVPMQGKPLSFPTLNFTIGENKGTGSVQGTIATTAKSFIVQLLDSNYKVVKESKNTRSFKFQNMEPGVYNIRVLVDENNNGQWDKGTATFDREPERVYMYPNKVEIRANWELEDIKIEL; this is encoded by the coding sequence ATGAAATTTATCAACACCGTATTCCTTGCCACATCTGTGATTGCGCTCGCATCGTGTGCCAGTGTCAGTAGTCCGGAAGGAGGACCAAAAGATACGACACCTCCGACATTGGTCAGCAGCACTCCCGCCGATCAGCAACTGAACGTAAGCACCAAAACTATAAGCTTAAAGTTTGATGAAGAGGTGCAGCAAAACAATCTTCAGAAAGAATTGCTGATTACCCCATACACCGATAATAAGTACCGGATTAAGATGGATGATGAGGTATTGATACTAACCTTCGATAAGCCCCTGCAGGATAGCACAACCTATACTTTTAATTTCAGGAATGGTATTGCCGATATAAAGGAAAAAACGGTTGCGAAAGGTTTGAAGCTTTCTTTCAGCACCGGTTCATTTATAGATACAAGCAGAGTAACAGGCCAGGTACTTAAACTGATGACTCAGGAACCGGAAGCAGATGCTATCGTTGCACTTTACCCAGCAGAAGACACCATGAACATCCGGAAGAGCAGACCTTATTACCAGACACAGGCCGATGCGCAGGGGCAATTTAGTTTCGAGAACATCCGCGAAGGCAACTATAGAATTTATGCACTACAGGATAAAAACAACAATACGCTTTATGATAACGAAGGGGAGAGAATAGGTTTTCTGAAAGACCCTATAACTATAAAAGCGGATTCTCAGAAAGTAACATTGCAGACATTTATAATCGACACAAAAAAACCGATTGCCCTACAGCGACAGAAAATGGTAGACAGATTTACCATAACGTATAGCGAAGGCCTTGAGAAAATAAATGCAGTAACAGCAACCAGAAAAGACACCATCTACCACAAAACATTGCCGGATGGCAAAACAGTGGAATTGTTCAAAAATCCGAAATTCACTGGTGGAAAAGCCTTGGTAGCCGCTGTGGATTCCTCTGGCAATAATACACTGGATACAATTCAGGTGGATTTTGGGCAGGATTATACACAGCGCATTAAAGGTGCAGAAATTAAAGATATCAACAAGAAAAACGCCAATACCTTATACCGGCCAGGACAGAAACTAACTATAGAATTACAGGCACAGGTTACTATTAAAGGCAAGTCGCCAGTAACTATACAATCCGATACAGCTACAAGTATTGTCTTAAAGTATCCGGAAGAAATAAAATTAGATAAGACGGCAACCGAGCTGACAATTACAATTCCGAAGCTAAGCAACAGGCAGGCTCCTTATACTATAGTTTTAGATAGCACACAGATTGTACCCATGCAAGGGAAGCCTCTGAGTTTTCCGACGCTTAATTTTACAATTGGCGAAAATAAAGGAACGGGCAGTGTACAGGGAACTATAGCTACCACTGCCAAATCATTTATAGTTCAGTTACTCGACAGCAACTATAAAGTAGTGAAGGAATCAAAAAATACGCGAAGTTTCAAGTTCCAGAATATGGAACCCGGGGTATATAATATCCGGGTTTTGGTTGACGAAAATAATAATGGTCAGTGGGACAAAGGTACAGCCACATTTGACCGGGAACCTGAAAGGGTTTATATGTATCCCAACAAGGTAGAGATAAGAGCTAACTGGGAACTGGAAGACATTAAAATCGAACTATAG
- the ileS gene encoding isoleucine--tRNA ligase, whose amino-acid sequence MKYNEYKNLNYAKLGEDVLAFWKEHNIFQKSVATREGNDNFVFYEGPPSANGTPGIHHVMARAVKDIFCRYKTLKGYQVNRKGGWDTHGLPVELQVEKELGITKEDIGKKITVEEYNQRCRETVMRFKDQWDDLTEKMGYWVDLDNPYITFENEYIESCWALLKRLYDKGYLYKGYTIQPYSPGAGTGLSSHELNQPGCYQMVKDTTIVAQFELKKITRNMFLFENESEHVYFLAWTTTPWTLPANTALAVGKGIKYVKVKTYNPYTYAPISVILAKDLVSRYFNDKAKDIALADYKPGDKLVPFKVMEEFTGADLAGVEYHQLMPYVQPDKPAFRVIVGDFVTTEDGTGIVHISPTFGADDFRVAAQNDIPALLVMDENGKPMPIVDKQGRFVKEITDFAGMYVKNYDGQDESDPNYRSTDVLIAIKLKEENKAFKVEKYEHTYPHCWRTDKPVLYYPLDSWFIKTTAVKERMIELNKTINWKPESTGTGRFGNWLENLVDWNLSRSRYWGTPLPIWRTEDGEEEVCIGSIHELSEQIDHAVDKGFMDAAVEINDLHRPYVDNIVLVSPSGKPMYREPDLIDVWFDSGAMPYAQWHYPLENKEIFEKNFPADYIAEGVDQTRGWFFTLHALAVMLEDSVAYKNVIANGLVLDKNGNKMSKRLGNAIDPFEMIGQYGPDAVRWYMIANAPPWDNLKFNADGVVETQRRFFGTLQNTYSFFALYANLDNFTYAEADVPLERRTESDRWIISKLNTLVQDVDVYLTDYDPTKAARAIQDFVTDDLSNWYVRLNRKRFWKGEYNEDKIAAYQTLYTCLETIAKLASPIAPFYTEQLFRDLNSVSGKNKVESVHLAYYPEVEHTAINEDLEERMALAQSVSSLVHSLRKKHMIKVRQPLQRILIPVLSEHTRHQIQAVEDLIMSEVNVKHVEYIDDTSGILVKKIKPNFKKLGQVFGAKMKLVAAAVQQMNQDDIAKLEREGGFEVLIADDETAVLTPDDVEISSEDIPGWLVASEGKLTVALDVTITEELKQEGIARDLVNRIQNLRKDSNLEVQDKIHILMQPSAPEVNAAVENFRNYICTETQALSLEIVDELAEGTMLEMDEYQIYMQIRTENVAV is encoded by the coding sequence GTGAAGTATAACGAGTATAAGAATCTGAATTACGCCAAGCTTGGCGAAGACGTACTGGCTTTCTGGAAAGAGCACAACATCTTCCAGAAGTCGGTGGCGACGCGTGAAGGCAACGATAACTTCGTATTTTACGAAGGGCCGCCATCTGCAAACGGTACGCCGGGTATTCACCACGTAATGGCCCGTGCTGTTAAAGATATTTTCTGCCGCTACAAAACCCTGAAAGGCTACCAGGTAAACCGCAAAGGCGGCTGGGATACGCACGGCCTTCCGGTAGAGCTGCAGGTTGAAAAAGAGCTGGGCATTACCAAAGAAGATATCGGCAAGAAGATAACGGTTGAAGAGTATAACCAGCGCTGCCGCGAAACGGTAATGCGTTTCAAGGACCAGTGGGACGACCTGACCGAGAAAATGGGGTACTGGGTAGACCTTGACAACCCCTACATCACTTTCGAGAATGAATATATTGAGTCTTGCTGGGCCCTGCTGAAGCGCCTGTACGATAAAGGGTATCTGTATAAAGGCTACACTATCCAGCCATACTCGCCGGGTGCCGGTACAGGTCTTAGCTCGCACGAGCTGAACCAGCCGGGCTGCTACCAGATGGTAAAAGATACGACCATCGTCGCGCAGTTCGAGCTTAAGAAGATCACCCGCAACATGTTCCTGTTTGAAAACGAATCCGAACATGTATACTTCCTTGCCTGGACGACGACCCCCTGGACGCTTCCGGCGAACACCGCGTTGGCAGTTGGGAAAGGCATCAAGTATGTGAAGGTAAAAACTTACAACCCGTATACTTATGCGCCGATCTCGGTTATACTTGCCAAAGACCTGGTAAGCCGTTACTTCAACGACAAAGCCAAAGACATTGCCCTGGCGGACTATAAACCGGGTGATAAACTGGTGCCGTTTAAAGTAATGGAAGAATTCACCGGCGCTGACCTGGCAGGAGTAGAATATCACCAGCTGATGCCGTACGTGCAGCCGGATAAGCCAGCCTTCAGAGTTATAGTTGGTGATTTCGTGACCACAGAAGACGGTACAGGTATCGTGCATATCTCGCCAACTTTTGGTGCCGACGACTTCAGGGTGGCCGCTCAGAATGACATCCCGGCGCTGCTGGTAATGGACGAGAATGGCAAGCCGATGCCGATCGTAGACAAGCAGGGCCGCTTCGTGAAAGAGATCACCGACTTTGCCGGCATGTACGTGAAGAACTACGACGGGCAGGATGAGTCTGATCCGAATTATAGGTCAACCGACGTACTGATCGCTATCAAACTGAAGGAAGAAAACAAAGCCTTTAAAGTAGAGAAATACGAGCACACCTACCCGCATTGCTGGAGAACGGATAAGCCGGTACTATACTATCCGCTGGATAGCTGGTTCATCAAAACTACTGCGGTGAAGGAAAGAATGATAGAACTGAACAAGACGATCAACTGGAAACCGGAATCGACGGGTACTGGCCGTTTTGGCAACTGGCTCGAGAACCTGGTAGACTGGAACCTGTCGCGCTCGCGCTACTGGGGCACGCCGCTGCCTATCTGGAGAACAGAAGACGGGGAAGAAGAAGTTTGCATTGGTTCTATACATGAATTGAGTGAGCAGATCGACCATGCGGTGGATAAAGGCTTCATGGATGCGGCTGTTGAGATAAATGACCTGCACCGCCCGTACGTGGATAACATCGTGCTGGTAAGCCCTTCTGGCAAGCCAATGTACAGAGAGCCAGACCTGATCGACGTGTGGTTTGATTCAGGCGCGATGCCTTATGCACAGTGGCATTACCCGCTGGAGAACAAAGAAATATTCGAGAAAAACTTCCCGGCAGACTACATTGCCGAAGGGGTGGACCAGACCCGTGGCTGGTTCTTTACGCTGCACGCGCTGGCTGTGATGCTGGAAGACAGTGTGGCCTACAAGAACGTGATCGCGAACGGCCTGGTGCTCGACAAGAACGGAAACAAGATGAGCAAGCGCTTAGGCAACGCCATCGATCCGTTTGAAATGATCGGCCAGTATGGTCCGGATGCCGTGCGCTGGTACATGATCGCCAATGCGCCGCCTTGGGATAACCTGAAATTTAACGCCGATGGGGTGGTGGAGACACAGCGCCGTTTCTTCGGAACGCTGCAGAACACCTACTCTTTCTTCGCGCTGTATGCTAACCTGGACAACTTCACGTATGCCGAAGCCGATGTACCGTTGGAGCGCAGAACCGAAAGTGACCGCTGGATCATCTCGAAACTGAATACGCTGGTACAGGATGTGGATGTATACCTTACAGACTATGATCCAACCAAAGCTGCCCGTGCTATTCAGGATTTTGTGACTGATGATCTGAGTAACTGGTACGTGCGCCTGAACCGCAAGCGTTTCTGGAAAGGCGAGTACAACGAAGATAAGATAGCAGCATACCAGACGCTTTATACTTGTTTGGAAACTATAGCCAAGCTTGCTTCGCCTATCGCGCCGTTCTACACCGAGCAATTGTTCCGTGATCTGAACAGCGTGAGCGGTAAAAACAAAGTTGAATCGGTGCACCTGGCTTACTACCCTGAAGTGGAGCACACTGCGATAAACGAAGACCTGGAAGAGCGCATGGCGCTGGCGCAGTCCGTTTCATCGCTGGTACACTCGCTGCGCAAAAAGCACATGATCAAGGTGCGTCAGCCGTTGCAGCGTATCCTGATTCCAGTACTTAGCGAGCACACCAGGCACCAGATCCAGGCGGTTGAAGACCTGATCATGAGCGAAGTGAACGTGAAGCACGTGGAGTACATCGATGATACGTCCGGCATCCTGGTGAAGAAGATCAAGCCTAACTTTAAAAAGCTGGGCCAGGTGTTTGGTGCGAAGATGAAACTGGTAGCCGCCGCTGTGCAGCAAATGAATCAGGATGATATCGCGAAGCTGGAGCGTGAAGGTGGCTTTGAAGTACTGATCGCTGACGATGAAACGGCCGTGCTGACGCCGGATGATGTGGAGATATCTTCGGAAGATATCCCGGGTTGGTTGGTAGCGAGCGAAGGTAAACTGACCGTGGCTTTGGATGTAACTATAACCGAAGAGCTGAAGCAGGAAGGTATCGCCCGCGACCTGGTAAACCGAATCCAGAACCTGCGCAAAGATTCTAACCTGGAAGTGCAGGATAAGATCCATATCCTCATGCAGCCATCGGCACCGGAAGTAAACGCCGCCGTGGAGAATTTCAGAAACTATATCTGCACTGAAACACAGGCGCTGAGCCTGGAGATTGTGGATGAACTGGCAGAAGGCACGATGCTGGAAATGGACGAGTATCAGATCTATATGCAGATTCGTACCGAAAACGTAGCAGTTTAA
- a CDS encoding glycine--tRNA ligase: protein MATKEKTTEENTQLKDIISHAKEYGFVFPSSEIYDGMQAVYDYGQMGVELKNNIKQLWWKCMTQLNENVVGLDAAIFMHPLTWKASGHIDSFNDPMIDNKDSKKRYRADVLIEEKAAQFENEGRVEEAGALLAEMGRLLEAEDLDGVRELIVRENIKCPVSGTTNWTEVRQFNLMFSTQVGSVAEDSQTIYLRPETAQGIFVNFLNVQKTGRLKVPFGIAQIGKAFRNEIVARQFIFRMREFEQMEMQFFVRPGTEMEWYEQWKAARKTWHEAIGIPAESLRYHDHEKLAHYANAAVDIEYKFPFGFKEVEGIHSRTDFDLTQHQELSRKKMQYFDNDLNADGKPYGNYIPYVIETSAGADRLFLMTLCNAYQEEEITEGDATKTRTFLKLHPALSPVKAAILPLTKKDGLPEKATEIFNSLKFDFNMIYEERDSIGKRYTRQDLIGTPFCIAVDHQTLEDNTVTVRDRDSREQVRMPIAELRTYIDKAVNFRSILEKIA, encoded by the coding sequence ATGGCAACAAAAGAGAAGACTACTGAAGAAAATACCCAGTTAAAAGACATCATCTCGCACGCGAAAGAGTACGGTTTCGTATTTCCGAGCAGCGAGATTTATGACGGTATGCAGGCCGTTTACGACTATGGCCAGATGGGTGTGGAGCTGAAGAACAACATAAAACAGCTCTGGTGGAAATGCATGACCCAACTGAACGAGAACGTAGTCGGGCTGGATGCAGCCATCTTTATGCACCCGTTAACCTGGAAGGCATCTGGCCACATCGATAGCTTTAACGATCCGATGATCGATAACAAAGACTCGAAGAAGCGTTACCGTGCCGATGTGCTGATAGAAGAAAAAGCTGCCCAGTTTGAGAACGAAGGCAGAGTGGAGGAAGCCGGCGCGTTGCTGGCTGAAATGGGCCGCTTGTTGGAAGCCGAAGACCTGGATGGCGTACGTGAACTTATAGTTCGTGAAAATATAAAATGCCCGGTTTCCGGTACCACCAACTGGACCGAAGTGCGCCAGTTTAACCTGATGTTCTCAACGCAGGTTGGTTCCGTAGCCGAAGATTCCCAGACAATTTACCTGCGCCCTGAAACCGCGCAAGGTATATTCGTTAACTTCCTGAACGTGCAGAAAACCGGTCGCCTGAAAGTGCCTTTCGGTATTGCCCAGATCGGTAAAGCCTTCCGTAACGAGATCGTGGCCCGTCAGTTCATTTTCCGTATGCGCGAGTTTGAGCAGATGGAGATGCAGTTCTTTGTTCGCCCTGGCACCGAAATGGAATGGTACGAGCAATGGAAAGCTGCCCGTAAAACCTGGCACGAAGCCATTGGTATTCCGGCTGAGAGCCTGCGTTACCACGACCACGAAAAGCTGGCGCACTATGCCAACGCTGCCGTAGACATCGAGTACAAATTCCCGTTCGGCTTTAAAGAAGTAGAAGGTATCCACTCACGTACTGATTTTGACCTGACCCAACACCAGGAGCTGAGCCGCAAGAAAATGCAGTACTTCGATAACGACCTGAACGCAGACGGCAAACCATACGGTAACTATATTCCTTACGTGATCGAGACATCAGCCGGTGCTGACCGCCTGTTCCTGATGACGCTTTGCAATGCCTACCAGGAAGAAGAAATTACTGAAGGCGACGCGACCAAAACGCGTACGTTCCTGAAGTTGCACCCGGCTTTATCTCCGGTTAAAGCAGCTATTCTTCCGCTAACCAAAAAAGACGGCCTGCCGGAAAAAGCGACCGAGATCTTCAACTCGCTGAAGTTCGACTTCAACATGATCTACGAAGAGCGCGACAGCATCGGGAAGCGTTACACGCGTCAGGACCTGATCGGAACGCCGTTCTGTATTGCTGTGGATCATCAGACATTGGAAGACAACACTGTTACCGTTCGTGACCGTGATAGCCGCGAGCAGGTGCGTATGCCTATTGCAGAACTCAGAACTTACATTGATAAAGCCGTTAACTTCCGTAGCATCCTGGAAAAGATAGCTTAG
- a CDS encoding cation:proton antiporter, translating to MKLALKLTLPFEDPVLIFTLVLFIILVSTIILKRVKIPGIVGLIIAGVIVGPNGFGIMERDASMILFGTVGILYIMFLAGLEMDMVGFKKTKTRSITYGALTFFVPITIGALTFLYLFNYELKSAILLGCMFASHTLLAYPIISKLGLAKNEAVTVTIGGTIITDTAVLIVLAIIVGSMEGNVSMAYWIILALKLAAFVAVVLFVFPIIAKAIFKQLESEKGAQFIFVLALVFAASFLAELAGVEAILGAFLAGLALNQLIPHTSALMNRLEFVGNNIFVPFFLLSVGMLVDVSVLFEGWAALATIVTVIILAIFTKWIAAYITQKLYGYSITQRNLIFGLSTARAAATLAVILVGFEIGIIEEFALNLTVVLILATSLASSFITERAGRALAIIESRRKPDLSEKPDRILVPIANPATIENLIDLSIMLKNPDYHEPIYPLAVVIDNEQAEEEIFKKNKMLQEAIKHASATDNDVQLVSKIDMNISSGILRAIKELMITEVVLGWNAKITTRDRVFGTVLDNLLEKTEQMILVCKIVEPLNTTRRIIVIVPINAELERGYLRWIRAVKKLSSQLGAKIVFRGRRRTLNKIRQTLATTKPAVEAEFEPIANFREFGDMKTSLTKDDMIVVVSGRRGTVSYNNTMDYVPRVLSRDYKENSFIIVYPEQNPMTEQDNMYINIAYGRDA from the coding sequence ATGAAATTAGCGCTGAAACTGACACTCCCGTTCGAAGATCCTGTACTGATATTTACGCTGGTACTTTTTATAATTCTGGTATCCACGATAATTCTGAAAAGAGTTAAGATACCAGGTATAGTAGGGCTGATAATAGCGGGGGTAATAGTTGGGCCGAACGGCTTCGGGATAATGGAGCGCGATGCCAGCATGATCCTGTTCGGAACAGTTGGTATATTATACATCATGTTCCTGGCCGGTCTGGAGATGGACATGGTCGGTTTTAAAAAGACAAAGACAAGAAGCATTACCTATGGTGCCCTTACTTTCTTTGTTCCGATAACTATAGGAGCGTTGACGTTCCTATATCTCTTTAATTACGAATTAAAGTCGGCAATTCTACTAGGTTGTATGTTTGCTTCGCATACGCTGCTGGCATACCCGATCATATCTAAACTTGGGCTGGCAAAGAATGAAGCTGTAACAGTAACTATAGGCGGTACCATTATTACAGATACGGCAGTGCTGATTGTGCTCGCGATTATAGTTGGCTCGATGGAAGGAAACGTAAGCATGGCGTACTGGATAATACTGGCACTTAAGCTGGCGGCTTTTGTTGCAGTAGTTCTGTTCGTATTCCCAATAATAGCTAAAGCTATATTCAAACAGCTTGAAAGTGAAAAAGGAGCCCAGTTCATATTCGTACTGGCACTGGTTTTTGCAGCATCGTTTCTGGCAGAGCTGGCCGGGGTAGAGGCAATTTTGGGAGCATTCCTGGCAGGCCTGGCACTTAACCAGCTGATACCGCACACATCAGCACTTATGAACAGGCTGGAGTTTGTGGGAAACAATATTTTTGTTCCGTTCTTCCTGCTGAGCGTAGGTATGCTGGTAGATGTAAGCGTGTTGTTTGAGGGTTGGGCAGCACTGGCAACTATAGTTACCGTAATTATACTGGCCATTTTCACAAAATGGATTGCTGCTTATATAACTCAAAAATTATACGGATACTCAATAACGCAGCGAAACCTGATTTTCGGATTAAGTACAGCAAGGGCTGCTGCTACCTTGGCCGTAATACTGGTTGGTTTTGAAATAGGCATAATAGAAGAATTCGCGCTGAACTTAACAGTGGTTCTGATTCTGGCTACCAGCCTTGCAAGTTCCTTTATTACAGAAAGAGCAGGGCGTGCGCTTGCTATCATTGAGAGCCGCAGAAAACCAGACCTCAGCGAAAAGCCGGACCGCATTTTAGTACCTATTGCCAACCCTGCAACTATAGAAAACCTGATAGACCTTTCTATTATGCTCAAAAACCCGGATTACCATGAGCCCATATACCCGCTGGCAGTGGTTATAGATAACGAGCAAGCCGAAGAAGAGATCTTCAAGAAAAATAAAATGCTGCAGGAAGCAATTAAGCATGCCTCAGCTACAGATAATGACGTACAGCTTGTTTCTAAAATAGACATGAATATCTCGAGTGGAATATTAAGGGCTATAAAAGAACTTATGATAACAGAAGTGGTGCTTGGCTGGAATGCTAAGATAACCACGCGTGACAGAGTTTTCGGAACAGTGCTGGACAACCTACTGGAGAAGACAGAGCAGATGATCCTGGTGTGCAAGATAGTAGAGCCGCTTAATACTACCCGCCGCATTATAGTTATAGTTCCGATTAACGCCGAACTGGAAAGAGGTTATCTGAGATGGATCAGGGCTGTTAAAAAATTATCAAGCCAGTTAGGCGCCAAAATTGTATTCCGGGGCAGAAGAAGAACCTTAAACAAGATCAGGCAGACGCTGGCAACAACTAAACCAGCAGTAGAGGCAGAATTTGAACCGATTGCAAATTTCAGAGAGTTCGGGGACATGAAAACCAGCCTTACCAAAGATGATATGATCGTGGTTGTATCAGGAAGGAGAGGAACTGTATCTTATAACAACACCATGGATTATGTACCGAGAGTGCTGTCAAGAGACTATAAAGAGAACAGCTTTATTATAGTTTACCCGGAACAGAACCCCATGACAGAGCAGGACAACATGTATATAAACATTGCGTATGGCAGAGATGCCTGA
- a CDS encoding DUF4385 domain-containing protein → MPENNKAFNYSLDFDKTDFRKQPELYRVGKGEQGVLLVEPYKSEILPHWRFKTPEIARESSEKIYSLFKEYLGLQDFVGADMARKFLQMGYTRARRYANHKSGKKYKGPVPDDKKGQSGAHGREELPREVDPVKAEAAAIFKAKWELAKQNKEYIRQKEAFQSRYSG, encoded by the coding sequence ATGCCTGAAAACAACAAAGCCTTCAACTATAGCCTGGACTTCGATAAAACAGATTTCAGGAAGCAGCCGGAACTATACAGGGTAGGCAAGGGAGAGCAGGGCGTGTTGCTGGTAGAGCCGTACAAATCTGAAATACTGCCGCACTGGCGTTTTAAAACACCTGAAATAGCCAGGGAGTCATCAGAGAAGATCTATAGTTTGTTTAAGGAGTACCTGGGGCTGCAAGATTTTGTGGGTGCGGATATGGCGCGTAAGTTTCTGCAGATGGGCTATACACGTGCAAGGCGCTATGCCAACCATAAATCTGGTAAGAAGTATAAAGGGCCTGTACCGGACGATAAGAAAGGACAGAGCGGGGCGCACGGCCGCGAAGAATTGCCTAGAGAAGTGGATCCGGTAAAAGCAGAAGCAGCAGCGATATTTAAAGCAAAGTGGGAATTGGCGAAGCAAAATAAAGAGTATATCAGGCAGAAAGAGGCTTTCCAGTCGCGTTACAGCGGATAA
- a CDS encoding PQQ-dependent sugar dehydrogenase encodes MNKWITYALVLLLPFQLGCSDDDTTSPVQPDPDPTDAVLQERIVTENLTHPWELAWGPDNNIWMTERGGKVSRVNPETGAVTLVATIADAESRGEGGLLGMALHPNFSTTPEVFLVYNHVTGGEYSEKVVKYTYNGTTLVNPVVLFQGIGALSYHNGSRLLITPDMKLYITTGDAGTVQWAQDLSSPNGKVLRINLDGTIPADNPFAGSAIWSLGHRNAQGLAYANNKLYSSEHGPEKDDEINIIQKGRNYGWPVVNGFCNEEGEKKFCQDNNVAEPLVSYTPTIAFSGMDYYNNNQIPQWKNSLLVATLKDNTLYQFKLDQAGDKIIETKEFYRSKYGRLRDVLVAPNGKVYVATGNGSNDKIIEISRSN; translated from the coding sequence ATGAACAAATGGATTACCTATGCGCTGGTGCTACTTTTACCTTTCCAACTCGGCTGCAGCGATGATGATACCACCTCACCTGTACAACCCGACCCAGACCCGACCGATGCTGTATTACAGGAACGTATAGTTACCGAGAACCTGACCCACCCCTGGGAATTGGCCTGGGGACCTGATAATAATATCTGGATGACGGAGCGTGGCGGGAAAGTTAGCCGTGTAAACCCCGAAACCGGTGCTGTAACTTTAGTAGCAACTATAGCAGATGCAGAGTCGAGGGGTGAAGGTGGCTTATTAGGAATGGCCCTGCACCCAAACTTTAGCACAACACCTGAAGTTTTCCTGGTCTATAACCATGTAACAGGAGGCGAATACTCTGAGAAGGTTGTAAAATACACCTATAACGGTACGACACTGGTAAACCCGGTAGTGCTGTTCCAGGGCATTGGGGCGTTAAGCTACCATAACGGCAGTCGCCTGCTGATTACGCCGGATATGAAACTATACATTACGACCGGTGATGCGGGCACCGTGCAATGGGCACAGGATCTGAGTTCGCCAAATGGTAAAGTACTGCGCATTAACCTGGATGGCACTATACCGGCTGATAATCCTTTTGCCGGCAGCGCGATCTGGAGTTTAGGTCACCGCAACGCGCAAGGGCTGGCTTACGCCAATAACAAACTATACAGCAGCGAGCACGGTCCCGAAAAAGACGATGAGATCAACATCATCCAGAAAGGCCGCAACTATGGCTGGCCTGTGGTTAACGGTTTCTGCAACGAAGAAGGGGAAAAGAAATTCTGCCAGGATAACAACGTAGCAGAACCCTTGGTAAGCTACACGCCAACTATAGCCTTCAGCGGAATGGACTACTATAACAACAACCAGATACCGCAGTGGAAGAACTCATTACTGGTTGCTACCCTGAAGGATAACACACTTTATCAGTTCAAACTAGACCAGGCAGGCGATAAGATAATAGAAACCAAAGAGTTTTATCGTTCCAAGTATGGCAGGTTGCGCGACGTGCTGGTAGCACCAAACGGAAAAGTTTATGTGGCAACAGGCAACGGTTCCAACGATAAAATTATCGAGATCAGCCGCAGCAATTAA